The following proteins are encoded in a genomic region of Porphyrobacter sp. CACIAM 03H1:
- a CDS encoding DEAD/DEAH box helicase — protein MTTFAELGLSQPVLQALDMKGYTTPTPIQEQAIPPVLKGRDLLGIAQTGTGKTAAFMLPSIDRLRENDKQIPFKSCRMLVLAPTRELAVQIGQSAKDYGALAGLKVQVIVGGTSVGKDRNKLHRGTDILVATPGRLLDLVDQKAFNLNGIEVLVLDEADQMLDLGFIHALRKIRELAPKDRQTLFFSATMPKAIKELVGGYCNNPVQVSVTPESTTAERIDQYLFMVQQDEKTALLEMILKGRHTVPGEFERILIFTRTKHGADRVVKKLAHAGIESNAIHGNKSQPQRQRALDEFRKARVPILIATDVAARGIDIPGVSHVINYELPNVPEQYVHRIGRTARAGRDGVAIAFCAEDERAYLKDIRKTTGAELERLPLPDNFRAVVEGEGPEKPAPRQPMKRVQPRPLGQRKPQGERREGENRGERRPQQGKPQGRPQHDRSGGGGERRPQQGEQRPQGDRRQPSAKAGQGGRPGGGGRPQGQGHGGGANGGGGNRNRGRRGGGGGGGGRPRAAQG, from the coding sequence ATGACCACTTTCGCTGAACTCGGGTTGTCGCAGCCCGTGCTCCAGGCCCTCGACATGAAGGGCTACACCACTCCCACGCCGATCCAGGAACAGGCGATCCCGCCCGTCCTCAAGGGCCGCGACCTGCTCGGCATCGCGCAGACCGGCACCGGCAAGACCGCCGCGTTCATGCTCCCGAGCATCGATCGGCTGCGCGAGAACGACAAGCAGATCCCCTTCAAGTCCTGCCGGATGCTGGTGCTCGCACCGACCCGCGAACTCGCGGTGCAGATCGGCCAGAGCGCCAAGGATTACGGCGCGCTCGCGGGCCTCAAGGTGCAGGTGATCGTCGGCGGCACCTCCGTCGGCAAGGACCGCAACAAGCTCCACCGCGGCACCGACATCCTGGTGGCGACCCCGGGCCGCCTGCTCGACCTCGTCGACCAGAAGGCCTTCAACCTCAACGGCATCGAGGTGCTGGTGCTCGACGAGGCCGACCAGATGCTCGACCTCGGCTTCATCCACGCCCTGCGCAAGATCCGCGAGCTTGCTCCCAAGGATCGCCAGACGCTGTTCTTCAGCGCGACCATGCCCAAGGCGATCAAGGAGCTGGTGGGCGGATACTGCAACAACCCCGTGCAGGTCTCGGTGACGCCCGAAAGCACCACCGCCGAGCGGATCGACCAGTATCTCTTCATGGTCCAGCAGGACGAGAAGACCGCGCTGCTCGAGATGATCCTCAAGGGCCGCCACACGGTGCCCGGCGAGTTCGAGCGCATCCTGATCTTCACCCGCACCAAGCACGGTGCCGACCGGGTGGTGAAGAAGCTCGCCCATGCAGGCATCGAAAGCAACGCCATCCACGGCAACAAGTCGCAGCCGCAGCGACAGCGCGCGCTCGACGAGTTCAGGAAGGCCCGCGTGCCGATCCTGATCGCGACCGACGTCGCCGCGCGCGGGATCGACATTCCGGGCGTCAGTCACGTCATCAACTACGAACTGCCCAACGTTCCGGAGCAATATGTCCACCGCATCGGGCGGACCGCGCGCGCCGGGCGTGACGGGGTCGCCATCGCCTTCTGTGCCGAGGACGAGCGCGCCTATCTGAAGGACATCCGCAAGACCACTGGCGCGGAACTGGAGCGCCTGCCGCTCCCCGACAACTTCCGCGCGGTGGTGGAAGGCGAGGGGCCGGAAAAGCCGGCGCCGCGCCAGCCGATGAAGCGCGTGCAGCCGCGCCCGCTCGGGCAGCGCAAGCCGCAGGGCGAGCGTCGCGAGGGCGAGAACAGGGGCGAACGCCGTCCGCAGCAGGGCAAGCCGCAGGGCCGTCCGCAGCATGATCGCAGCGGCGGTGGCGGCGAGCGTCGTCCGCAACAGGGCGAACAGCGCCCGCAGGGTGATCGCCGCCAGCCTTCGGCCAAGGCCGGGCAGGGCGGCCGTCCGGGCGGCGGTGGCCGTCCGCAAGGTCAGGGTCACGGCGGCGGCGCCAACGGCGGGGGCGGCAATCGCAACCGCGGGCGTCGCGGCGGCGGTGGCGGTGGCGGCGGGCGTCCGCGTGCCGCACAGGGCTGA
- a CDS encoding NAD-dependent epimerase/dehydratase family protein — protein sequence MAGTVLVTGATGYIAGELIRQLLAKGWTVHGTVRNVAKSEAGLRVRLGNPSADAFKLFEAELMSDKGWAEAVAGCTHVAHVASPIPAQAPKHEDDLIVPAREGTLRALRFARDAGVTRFVQTSSTAAVVYGVDRGTYTFDESHWTNVDHPDAYPYVKSKTIAERAARDWVAAEGGALEFVSVNPGMVLGPVDSGDFSASVELVQQLLSGAMPMAPNLGFPIVDVRDIAALHVLALQTPGLAGERFLGAGPFLSALEVAGVLRARLGAKARKAPTRPMPDWMVNVLALFNAEVRGIRTEIGKVRNVDASHARERLGWTMRPVEDTIADCGESLIAHGVVKV from the coding sequence ATGGCAGGCACGGTTCTGGTGACGGGGGCGACCGGCTACATCGCCGGGGAGCTGATCCGGCAGTTGCTGGCGAAGGGCTGGACGGTGCACGGCACAGTCCGCAATGTCGCCAAGAGCGAAGCGGGCTTACGGGTGCGGCTCGGCAATCCTTCGGCGGATGCATTCAAGCTGTTCGAGGCCGAACTCATGTCCGACAAGGGCTGGGCCGAGGCGGTGGCCGGCTGCACCCATGTTGCCCACGTCGCCTCGCCGATCCCTGCCCAGGCACCCAAGCACGAGGACGACCTGATCGTTCCCGCGCGCGAGGGCACGCTGAGGGCGCTGCGCTTTGCGCGCGATGCCGGCGTTACGCGCTTCGTTCAGACCTCCTCGACCGCCGCGGTGGTCTATGGCGTCGACCGCGGCACCTACACCTTCGACGAGAGCCACTGGACCAATGTCGACCATCCCGACGCCTATCCTTACGTCAAATCCAAGACCATCGCCGAGCGTGCCGCGCGCGACTGGGTGGCGGCAGAGGGCGGCGCGCTGGAATTCGTCTCGGTCAATCCAGGCATGGTGCTGGGGCCGGTCGACAGCGGCGACTTCTCGGCCTCGGTCGAGCTGGTGCAGCAATTGCTCTCGGGCGCGATGCCGATGGCGCCGAACCTCGGCTTCCCCATCGTCGACGTGCGCGACATCGCCGCGCTTCACGTGCTGGCGCTGCAGACCCCGGGGCTGGCGGGCGAGCGGTTCCTGGGGGCGGGGCCCTTCCTCAGCGCGCTAGAGGTCGCAGGCGTATTGCGCGCGCGGCTGGGCGCGAAGGCGCGAAAGGCCCCGACCCGGCCCATGCCCGACTGGATGGTCAACGTCCTCGCGCTGTTCAACGCCGAGGTCCGGGGTATCAGGACCGAGATCGGCAAGGTCCGCAACGTCGATGCGAGCCACGCGCGGGAGCGGCTCGGCTGGACGATGCGCCCCGTCGAGGACACGATCGCGGACTGCGGCGAGAGCCTGATCGCGCATGGAGTGGTGAAGGTCTGA
- a CDS encoding sulfotransferase family protein, which produces MKPDFVIGGAPKCATTALFDYLAQHPQIFATVPKEPHYFASAALGRPFMRHDFSAEAYQALYSGCLPGQMAGEGSTHYLHHAPAVAPLMAAQAPQARLIFCLREPVARAYSHFLFRYSVAGPHDLGGMGQRRDFVAFARDPEMFAAGNYADNLRVFLKHFPRSQIHLVFFEDVVSDLAGCLAGICRFLGVDESFSFDLSRRSNTTAYPRSTGLTSMGDRLVGAIYPRLSVSGRRRLMRLRKRVLFSPRAAKPRISPEERDCVRSLYRQSVLRLEDLAGRDLAAWRAEEA; this is translated from the coding sequence ATGAAACCCGACTTCGTGATCGGCGGCGCACCGAAATGCGCGACGACGGCATTGTTCGACTATCTGGCGCAGCATCCGCAAATCTTCGCGACCGTTCCCAAGGAACCCCACTACTTCGCTTCCGCGGCGCTCGGGCGTCCGTTCATGCGGCACGACTTTTCAGCCGAGGCATATCAGGCTCTCTACAGCGGATGCCTGCCCGGGCAGATGGCGGGTGAGGGCTCCACGCACTACCTGCACCATGCGCCGGCGGTCGCGCCGCTGATGGCAGCACAGGCTCCGCAGGCGAGGCTGATCTTCTGTCTGCGCGAACCTGTGGCCCGCGCCTATTCGCATTTCCTGTTCCGATACAGCGTTGCCGGTCCGCATGACCTTGGCGGCATGGGCCAGCGGCGCGACTTCGTCGCTTTCGCTCGGGACCCCGAGATGTTCGCGGCGGGGAATTACGCGGATAATCTGCGCGTCTTCCTGAAGCATTTTCCGCGATCGCAGATCCATCTGGTGTTTTTCGAGGATGTCGTCTCGGACCTTGCCGGTTGCCTGGCCGGCATCTGCCGCTTTCTCGGCGTGGACGAGAGCTTCTCCTTCGATCTTTCGCGGCGTTCCAACACCACGGCCTATCCGCGCTCCACGGGCCTGACGAGCATGGGAGACCGGCTGGTGGGCGCAATCTATCCCCGCCTTTCCGTGTCGGGTCGGCGCAGGCTCATGCGGCTTCGCAAACGGGTCCTGTTCAGCCCCCGCGCCGCGAAACCGCGGATATCTCCGGAAGAGCGCGACTGCGTCAGGTCGCTGTATCGCCAATCGGTCCTGCGTCTCGAGGATCTGGCCGGACGGGACCTCGCCGCCTGGCGAGCCGAAGAGGCATGA
- the gorA gene encoding glutathione-disulfide reductase: MADEYDYDLFTIGAGSGGVRASRVAAAHGARVAVAEEYRVGGTCVIRGCVPKKMLVYGAHFAEDLVDAQHFGWTIEGKRFDWAALRDHVQKDVTRLEGLYGQTLGNHNVTIYNERATITGDHEITLASGKVVTAKYILVATGARPHVPEFPGNEHVITSNEAFHLDELPRRILIAGGGYIANEFAGIFNEFGCKVTIANRSDTILRSYDSALRDRLLQISMVKGITFLFHAEFESIEKQADGTLMVKLTGQEPCEYDAVMVATGRVPNVEGLGLETVGVELGRKGEIVVDAFSRTNVDYIYAVGDVTDRVQLTPVAIREGQAFADSVFGPGEPYAVDHSCVPSAVFSHPPIAAVGMTESEARNTLGNVKVFQSDFRPMKNVVAGRNERSLYKMIVDAANDRIVGIHMIGPDSPEIMQAAAIAVKAGLTKADFDATVAIHPTMAEELVLFK, translated from the coding sequence ATGGCCGACGAATACGATTATGACCTCTTCACCATCGGCGCCGGGTCCGGCGGGGTGCGCGCCAGCCGCGTCGCCGCCGCGCACGGCGCACGCGTGGCTGTGGCCGAGGAATACCGCGTCGGCGGCACCTGCGTGATCCGCGGCTGCGTGCCCAAGAAGATGCTGGTCTACGGCGCGCACTTCGCCGAGGACCTGGTGGATGCGCAGCACTTCGGCTGGACGATCGAGGGCAAGCGTTTCGACTGGGCGGCCTTGCGCGACCATGTGCAGAAGGACGTGACGCGTCTCGAGGGGCTCTACGGTCAGACCCTCGGCAACCACAATGTCACGATCTACAACGAGCGCGCGACGATCACCGGCGACCATGAAATCACGCTGGCGAGCGGCAAGGTCGTGACCGCCAAGTATATCCTCGTCGCCACCGGTGCGCGCCCGCACGTGCCGGAGTTTCCGGGCAACGAGCACGTCATCACTTCCAACGAGGCCTTCCACCTCGACGAACTTCCGCGCCGCATCCTGATCGCGGGCGGGGGCTATATCGCCAATGAATTCGCGGGCATCTTCAACGAATTCGGCTGCAAGGTGACAATCGCCAACCGCTCCGACACGATCCTGCGCAGCTACGATTCCGCGCTGCGCGACCGGCTGCTCCAGATCTCGATGGTGAAGGGCATCACCTTCCTGTTCCACGCCGAGTTCGAGAGCATCGAGAAGCAGGCCGACGGCACGCTGATGGTCAAGCTCACCGGGCAGGAGCCTTGCGAATATGACGCGGTGATGGTCGCAACAGGCCGCGTCCCCAATGTCGAGGGGCTGGGGCTCGAGACGGTCGGGGTCGAACTCGGCCGTAAGGGCGAGATCGTGGTCGACGCCTTCAGCCGCACCAATGTCGATTACATCTACGCCGTGGGCGACGTGACCGACCGGGTGCAGCTGACGCCCGTCGCGATCCGCGAGGGCCAGGCCTTTGCCGACTCTGTCTTCGGCCCGGGCGAACCCTATGCGGTCGATCATTCCTGCGTGCCGAGCGCCGTCTTCAGCCACCCGCCGATCGCCGCGGTCGGCATGACCGAGAGCGAGGCGCGCAACACGCTCGGCAACGTCAAGGTCTTCCAGTCGGACTTCCGCCCGATGAAGAACGTCGTGGCGGGCCGCAACGAGCGCAGCCTCTACAAGATGATCGTCGATGCGGCGAATGACCGGATCGTCGGCATCCACATGATCGGGCCGGATTCGCCCGAGATCATGCAGGCCGCCGCAATCGCGGTGAAGGCGGGCCTGACCAAGGCCGATTTCGACGCGACGGTGGCGATCCATCCGACCATGGCCGAGGAGCTGGTGCTCTTCAAATAG
- the era gene encoding GTPase Era: MTENPPTRCGVVAVLGAPNAGKSTLVNALVGQKVAITSAKAQTTRARMLGIALHDLADGTPVQMILVDTPGIFAPRRRLDRAMVSAAWEGAEAADAVLLLVDPIKQRRHELEPLLETLAGRPERKILVLNKVDRAKKEPLLALAQELTGKVDFSEVFFVSALTGEGVPEMKEVLARAMPEGVWMYPEDQVSDASERLLAAEITREQLYQQLHEELPYDSAVRPEKYEVRPDGSVEIHQQIVVTRDNQRAIVLGKGGSKIKAIGAAARAELAEVLGVKVHLYLHVKVLENWAEDKEIFEEIGLDWVR; encoded by the coding sequence ATGACTGAAAATCCCCCAACACGCTGCGGTGTCGTCGCCGTGCTCGGCGCACCCAATGCCGGCAAGTCGACCCTCGTCAACGCCCTCGTCGGCCAGAAGGTCGCGATCACCAGCGCCAAGGCCCAGACCACCCGAGCGCGGATGCTCGGCATCGCGCTGCACGACCTCGCCGACGGGACGCCGGTGCAGATGATCCTCGTCGACACCCCCGGCATTTTCGCCCCCCGCCGCCGCCTCGACCGGGCGATGGTGAGCGCCGCGTGGGAGGGCGCGGAGGCCGCCGATGCCGTGCTGCTGCTGGTCGATCCGATCAAGCAGCGCCGCCACGAGCTGGAACCGCTGCTCGAGACGCTGGCGGGGCGGCCCGAGCGCAAGATCCTCGTCCTCAACAAGGTCGACCGCGCCAAGAAGGAGCCACTGCTGGCGCTGGCGCAGGAGCTCACCGGCAAGGTCGATTTCTCGGAAGTGTTCTTCGTTTCCGCCCTGACCGGCGAGGGCGTGCCCGAAATGAAGGAGGTGCTCGCCCGCGCCATGCCCGAGGGCGTGTGGATGTATCCTGAGGACCAGGTCTCCGATGCGTCGGAGCGACTCCTCGCCGCCGAGATCACGCGCGAACAGCTCTACCAGCAGCTCCACGAGGAACTGCCCTACGACAGCGCCGTGCGGCCCGAGAAATACGAGGTCCGGCCCGACGGCAGCGTGGAGATCCACCAGCAGATCGTCGTCACGCGCGACAACCAGCGCGCGATCGTGCTCGGCAAGGGCGGCTCGAAGATCAAGGCCATCGGCGCCGCCGCCCGCGCGGAACTGGCCGAGGTGCTGGGGGTGAAGGTGCACCTCTACCTGCACGTCAAGGTGCTGGAGAACTGGGCCGAGGACAAGGAAATCTTCGAGGAAATCGGGCTCGACTGGGTGCGGTAA
- the pgi gene encoding glucose-6-phosphate isomerase has product MDGSGGGDAAAVWASLRAAEHPTLAGLFAADPGRPAALTRRIDWPVEPGSETRAGMLIDFSKTHLAGETLGLFEALADAQGFGAAREALFGGGIVNPTEGRAATHGALRGSGTPAQVDEAEALLARMGMLVEAIHEGALGEVKHCIAIGIGGSALGPALAIDALTRDLALVDVHVVSNIDGLALEAAFRSCDPATTLIAVASKTFTTIETMTNAASALKWLADNGVEDPGGRVVALTASPEKAVEWGVDETRVLPFVESVGGRYSLFSSIGFPVALAIGMDDFRAMLAGAKAVDDHFRETEGRANAPLLAAFCDQYYTRLRGCQTRAVFAYDERLALLPDYLQQLEMESNGKSVTADGKPVDGPTAAVTWGGVGTDAQHAVFQLLHQGTHLIPVDFIASIAPGDDLDPAHHRILLMNCLAQGAALMAGKPSDDPARAYAGDRPSTTFLVDDCDAGALGALIAFHEHRTFANAVLMGINPFDQFGVELGKAIAKQIESGEGTFDPSTRALMAAAGLA; this is encoded by the coding sequence ATGGACGGGTCTGGCGGCGGCGATGCGGCAGCGGTATGGGCGAGCCTGCGCGCCGCGGAACACCCGACCCTTGCTGGGCTGTTCGCGGCCGATCCCGGTCGTCCCGCTGCCCTGACCCGGCGGATCGACTGGCCGGTGGAGCCCGGCAGCGAGACCCGCGCAGGGATGCTGATCGACTTCTCCAAGACCCACCTTGCAGGCGAGACGCTCGGCCTGTTCGAGGCGCTGGCCGATGCGCAGGGCTTCGGCGCGGCGCGCGAGGCGCTGTTCGGCGGCGGGATCGTCAATCCGACCGAGGGCCGCGCCGCCACTCACGGCGCCCTGCGCGGCAGCGGCACGCCCGCGCAGGTGGACGAGGCCGAGGCCCTGCTCGCCCGCATGGGGATGCTGGTCGAGGCGATCCACGAAGGCGCACTGGGTGAAGTGAAGCACTGCATCGCCATCGGGATCGGCGGCTCGGCGCTCGGACCTGCGCTCGCCATCGACGCGCTGACTCGCGATCTGGCGCTGGTCGACGTGCACGTTGTCTCCAACATCGACGGGCTCGCGCTGGAAGCCGCGTTCCGCTCCTGCGATCCGGCGACGACGCTGATCGCGGTCGCCTCCAAGACCTTCACCACCATCGAGACCATGACCAACGCGGCAAGCGCGCTGAAATGGCTCGCCGACAACGGGGTCGAGGACCCGGGCGGGCGCGTGGTGGCGCTCACCGCCTCGCCCGAAAAGGCGGTCGAATGGGGCGTGGACGAAACCCGCGTGCTGCCCTTCGTCGAGAGCGTGGGCGGGCGCTATTCGCTGTTCTCGAGCATCGGCTTTCCGGTCGCGCTGGCGATCGGGATGGACGACTTCCGCGCCATGCTGGCGGGCGCCAAGGCGGTGGACGACCATTTCCGCGAGACCGAGGGCCGCGCCAACGCGCCCCTGCTCGCGGCCTTCTGCGACCAGTATTACACCCGTCTGCGCGGCTGCCAGACCCGCGCGGTGTTCGCCTATGACGAACGCCTCGCGCTGCTGCCCGACTATCTCCAGCAGCTCGAAATGGAGTCGAACGGCAAGAGCGTGACCGCCGATGGCAAGCCGGTCGACGGGCCGACCGCGGCGGTGACCTGGGGCGGGGTTGGGACCGATGCGCAGCACGCGGTGTTCCAGCTGCTCCACCAGGGCACACACCTCATTCCCGTGGACTTCATCGCCTCGATCGCGCCCGGCGACGATCTCGACCCGGCGCATCACCGCATCCTGCTGATGAACTGCCTTGCGCAAGGGGCGGCGCTGATGGCGGGCAAGCCGTCGGACGATCCCGCGCGCGCCTATGCCGGGGACCGCCCCTCGACGACCTTCCTCGTCGACGATTGCGATGCGGGCGCGCTCGGTGCGCTGATCGCCTTCCACGAGCACCGCACCTTCGCCAATGCCGTGCTGATGGGCATCAACCCCTTCGATCAGTTCGGGGTGGAGCTGGGCAAGGCGATCGCCAAGCAGATCGAATCCGGGGAAGGAACCTTCGATCCCAGCACCCGCGCGCTGATGGCGGCAGCGGGGCTCGCCTGA
- a CDS encoding SDR family oxidoreductase, with protein MDVNGKNVLLTGGSAGIGRELARQLKAKGAKVILTGRDPARLAAMEAEGFETLAAELSSAAGVDGLVAALGDRVIDILINNAGLGVPHDVRNGMPDPDAADGCLYANLSAPVRLITALLPRLRTRPEAAIINVTSGLAIAPNTASSVYCASKAGLRSYTMALRAQLADENIHVIEALPPVVDTRMTADRKTKKLPPEECARQIIAALEKGHDEANVGMVKVLRAVYSVSPALARSVMRRF; from the coding sequence ATGGATGTGAACGGCAAGAATGTGCTGCTGACAGGGGGCAGCGCGGGCATCGGGCGCGAGCTTGCCCGCCAGCTGAAGGCCAAGGGCGCGAAGGTGATCCTCACCGGACGCGATCCGGCGCGGCTGGCGGCGATGGAGGCGGAGGGTTTCGAGACCCTCGCCGCCGAGCTGTCGAGCGCCGCGGGCGTCGATGGGCTGGTGGCGGCGCTCGGGGACCGCGTGATCGACATCCTCATCAACAATGCCGGGCTGGGCGTGCCGCACGATGTCCGCAACGGCATGCCCGATCCCGATGCCGCCGACGGTTGTCTCTACGCTAATCTCTCTGCGCCGGTGCGGCTTATTACCGCGCTGCTTCCGCGTCTGCGCACCCGCCCCGAGGCGGCGATCATCAACGTGACGAGCGGCCTAGCCATCGCGCCCAACACCGCAAGCTCGGTCTATTGCGCGAGCAAGGCGGGTTTGCGCAGCTACACCATGGCCCTGCGCGCCCAGCTGGCGGACGAGAACATTCACGTGATCGAGGCGCTGCCCCCCGTCGTCGACACCCGGATGACCGCCGACCGCAAGACGAAGAAGCTGCCGCCCGAGGAATGCGCCCGCCAGATCATCGCCGCGCTGGAGAAGGGGCACGACGAGGCCAATGTCGGCATGGTCAAGGTGCTGCGCGCGGTCTATTCGGTCTCGCCCGCGCTGGCGCGCAGCGTGATGCGGCGGTTCTAG
- a CDS encoding response regulator: MQNLIKRQTGPNRRPAMEGKTLAEKLAQNEAMLAAAAEEDAARVAAAAAAPAPAAPAAGSPEPDETAAIVAAAKAMRDRYPGREAQAAPQRTCLIVDDSRVIRKVSSKIALSLGYVPVEAENGEEALARCKKSMPDLVLTDCNMPEMDGIEFVTKLRSIPTPKEPVVVFCTSNGEAKDIHDGIAAGADDYIVKPFDEAALRSKLEKLGRG, encoded by the coding sequence GTGCAGAACCTGATCAAGCGCCAGACCGGTCCCAACCGCCGCCCGGCGATGGAGGGCAAGACGCTCGCCGAGAAGCTGGCCCAGAACGAAGCGATGCTGGCCGCCGCCGCCGAGGAGGACGCCGCCCGCGTCGCCGCTGCCGCCGCCGCCCCGGCTCCTGCCGCTCCCGCTGCCGGTTCCCCCGAACCCGACGAGACTGCCGCGATCGTCGCCGCCGCCAAGGCGATGCGCGACCGCTATCCGGGCCGCGAGGCACAGGCCGCGCCGCAGCGCACCTGCCTGATCGTCGACGACAGCCGGGTGATCCGCAAGGTCTCGAGCAAGATCGCGCTCAGCCTCGGCTATGTGCCGGTGGAGGCCGAGAACGGCGAGGAGGCGCTCGCGCGCTGCAAGAAGTCGATGCCCGATCTGGTTCTGACCGACTGCAACATGCCCGAGATGGACGGGATTGAGTTCGTCACCAAGCTGCGCAGCATCCCCACGCCCAAGGAACCCGTGGTGGTGTTCTGCACCTCGAACGGCGAGGCCAAGGACATCCACGACGGCATAGCCGCAGGCGCGGACGACTACATCGTGAAGCCTTTCGACGAGGCGGCATTGCGGTCGAAGCTGGAGAAGCTCGGGCGGGGGTGA
- the rnc gene encoding ribonuclease III, protein MTGTLDPATREWLEQQGLAPVREATWLEALTHGSFNGSGPADAADYQRLEFLGDRVLGLSVAAWLFRAGDAPEGRLSQRLNALVSGATCARIARSIGLPVHIRLGKQARDDGGADSDKILGDVMEALIGACFIEHGFDAAQALIYRLWARELEGDEGKAKHPKSALQEWAAGNRRATPVYEVTDRSGPDHAARFTVRVTVRNVGHAEATATSKSEAERLAAKAFLEAFG, encoded by the coding sequence GTGACCGGGACGCTCGATCCCGCGACCCGCGAATGGCTCGAGCAGCAGGGGCTGGCGCCGGTCAGGGAGGCGACCTGGCTCGAGGCGCTGACCCACGGCAGCTTCAACGGCTCTGGCCCAGCCGATGCCGCCGATTACCAGCGGCTTGAATTCCTCGGTGACCGGGTGCTCGGCCTGTCGGTCGCGGCCTGGCTGTTCCGCGCGGGCGATGCGCCTGAGGGCCGGCTGTCCCAGCGGCTCAACGCCCTCGTCAGCGGTGCCACCTGCGCCCGGATCGCGCGCTCCATCGGCCTTCCCGTCCACATCCGCCTCGGCAAGCAGGCGCGCGACGATGGCGGGGCGGACAGCGACAAGATCCTCGGCGACGTGATGGAGGCGCTGATCGGCGCCTGCTTCATCGAGCACGGCTTCGATGCCGCGCAGGCGCTGATCTACAGGCTCTGGGCAAGGGAACTCGAGGGCGACGAGGGCAAGGCCAAGCACCCCAAGAGCGCGCTTCAGGAATGGGCCGCGGGCAACCGCCGTGCAACGCCGGTCTACGAGGTCACCGACCGCTCCGGCCCCGATCACGCGGCGCGCTTCACCGTCCGCGTCACGGTCCGCAATGTCGGCCACGCCGAGGCGACCGCGACCAGCAAGAGCGAGGCCGAAAGGCTCGCCGCCAAGGCCTTTCTGGAGGCTTTCGGGTAA
- the lepB gene encoding signal peptidase I, whose translation MDVKTQSLGAAPPAAAGPRTGDGWGSFAWFLVKLLLAVLAFRVFVFSPFSIPSESMLPRLMNGDYLLAAKWPYGISRHSLPFDLALPEGRLLAATPERGDIVIFKHPVDRRDYIKRVIGLPGDRVAVRGGEVVLNGARVARVRAQDALVPVSPNTGCAWGGDIERAADGSEACRYGAFRETLPGGGPSFRVLDFGRTGADDFAEVTVPEGALFVMGDNRDSSLDSRFPASPGEGVGFVAQDLLVGRAAVIVWSTDGSADWLKPWTWFTAARWDRIGELL comes from the coding sequence ATGGATGTTAAGACCCAATCGCTGGGCGCGGCGCCGCCCGCCGCAGCCGGGCCCCGCACGGGCGATGGCTGGGGCAGCTTCGCCTGGTTCCTGGTCAAGCTGCTGCTGGCCGTGCTCGCCTTCCGCGTCTTCGTCTTCTCGCCGTTCTCGATCCCGTCCGAATCCATGCTGCCGCGGCTGATGAACGGCGACTACCTGCTCGCCGCCAAGTGGCCCTACGGCATCTCGCGCCATTCGCTGCCCTTCGATCTCGCCTTGCCCGAGGGACGGCTGCTGGCGGCAACGCCCGAGCGCGGGGACATCGTCATCTTCAAGCACCCCGTCGACCGGCGCGACTACATCAAGCGCGTCATCGGCCTGCCGGGAGACCGGGTGGCGGTGCGGGGCGGCGAGGTGGTGCTGAACGGCGCGCGCGTCGCGCGGGTGCGGGCGCAGGACGCGCTGGTGCCGGTCTCGCCCAACACCGGCTGCGCCTGGGGCGGCGACATCGAACGCGCCGCCGACGGGAGCGAGGCGTGCCGCTATGGCGCCTTCCGCGAGACCCTGCCCGGCGGCGGCCCCTCCTTCCGCGTGCTCGATTTCGGCCGCACCGGCGCCGACGACTTCGCCGAGGTCACCGTGCCCGAGGGCGCGCTGTTCGTTATGGGCGACAACCGCGACAGCTCGCTCGACAGCCGCTTCCCCGCCTCGCCGGGCGAGGGGGTGGGCTTCGTCGCGCAGGACCTGCTGGTCGGGCGCGCCGCGGTGATCGTGTGGTCGACCGACGGCAGCGCCGACTGGCTCAAGCCGTGGACATGGTTCACCGCCGCGCGCTGGGACCGGATCGGGGAACTGCTGTGA